The genomic window CCTTGTCGTTGTCGAGATAGCCCGCGAATACCGCTGGGCCTGCCACGCACAGCTCGCCGATTTCCCCTGCCGGCAGTTCGGCGCCGGAGTCGTCCTGAACGCTGACGACCATTCCTGTACGCGGATAGCCGCACGTGCCGGCCGAGAGCCCCTCGGGTACCGGGCGTCCATGTTCAGCGCTCGGGAGGACAGTGATATTGCCGGTCACCTCGGCGAGGCCGTAGTACTGCACCAATACCTCACCGAGCGTCTCACGAGCACGCTTCTGATCCGGGGCGTACATCGGAGCACCGGCGTAGATCACGTGCCGAAGGGATGAGTGGTCGTGCTCGTGTACCGACGGGTGATCGACGAGGACCTTGAGGATGGTCGGGACCGTGAACACGTTGGTTACGCGCTCCGACTCGACCAGCCCCCATACTTCATCCGGAACCAAACTCGTCGATGCCGGCAGTACGGTCGCTGCACCACGAGCGACCTGCGGCAACATGTGCACGCCCGCGCCGTGGGAAAGGGGCGCCACGACAAGGGAGACATGGTGGCGGTCGGTCGTCGGCATCAGATCGGCAAGATGATTGTTGACGACGAATCCCAGCTGATCGTGAGTGAGGATGGCTGCCTTCGGTGTTCCACTCGTTCCCGACGTGAAGAAGTACCAGGCCGGTTCGCCCTCGTAGGTGGAAATCGCGGCCGGTTTCGACGATCTCTCGACAGCAGCAACGGCGTCGGTATCAGTGCCTTCGATCCACAACACCCCACCGTTCACACCCCGAGCAGCGGTGACGGCTGCGACGTGCGACGCGGTCGAGGCGTGCCCGATCATCACGCTCGGGCGGCACACACCGGCGATAACGACGACATCGTCATCGTGGAGGCGTGAATTGACCGGCGCGAGAACCGCTCCGATTCGCCACGTGGCATACATCGCCTGGATGAACTCGGGATGGTTCGGGCTGTCGAGCAGGACCACATCGCCCTTGCTGATCCCGCGACGCTCCAGCTCGGCGGCCAGTGCGTCGACGCGTCGATCGAGTTCCGCCCAGGTCCAGCGTTCGCCGCCGTGCACGACCGCGGTGCTGCTAGGAAGGCGACGGGCCGTCTGCCGCAGTACCTCGGCCAGGTTCGCTGCTCGTCTGGGGCCGGTCATCGGATTGCCTCCAGAACGGTCGCGTAGTTGGCAACCGCTGCGCCGCCCATGTTGAACACAGCTGCACGACTCGCCGAGGACAGCTGCATGTCACCCGCTTCGCCGGTCAGCTGCATCGCGGCCATGACGTGCTGGGAGACGCCGGTCGCGCCGAGTGGATGGCCCTTGGCCTTCAGCCCGCCGGAACGATTGACCGGCAGAAGGCCGTCGCGCTCGGTGCGACCGTCCGCGAGCGCTTCTGCGCCCTTACCCGGCGCGGCGATGCCGAAGGCCTCGTACTGCAACAATTCGGCGATCGTGAAGCAGTCGTGAGTCTCGAGCAGATCGAGATCGTCCAGCGCAATGCCCGCTTCTCGAAGTGCGCCGTGGAATGCCCGCGCTGCTCCGTCGAAAGCGAGTGCGTCCGTTCGCCGAGCGATAGCCAAATGATCGTTGGCGTGCGCTCGGCCGGTGATCCGCACCGAGCGTCGTGCGGCCCGAGCGACGTCGGGGAGCGCGACGACAAGGGCGGCCGCACCGTCGGAGACGAGCGAGCAGTCGGTTCGACGGAGACGGCCGACGACTGCTGGA from Rhodococcus sp. P1Y includes these protein-coding regions:
- a CDS encoding acyl-CoA synthetase is translated as MTGPRRAANLAEVLRQTARRLPSSTAVVHGGERWTWAELDRRVDALAAELERRGISKGDVVLLDSPNHPEFIQAMYATWRIGAVLAPVNSRLHDDDVVVIAGVCRPSVMIGHASTASHVAAVTAARGVNGGVLWIEGTDTDAVAAVERSSKPAAISTYEGEPAWYFFTSGTSGTPKAAILTHDQLGFVVNNHLADLMPTTDRHHVSLVVAPLSHGAGVHMLPQVARGAATVLPASTSLVPDEVWGLVESERVTNVFTVPTILKVLVDHPSVHEHDHSSLRHVIYAGAPMYAPDQKRARETLGEVLVQYYGLAEVTGNITVLPSAEHGRPVPEGLSAGTCGYPRTGMVVSVQDDSGAELPAGEIGELCVAGPAVFAGYLDNDKANAEAFRDGWFRTGDLGVIDDDGFVYVTGRSSDMYISGGSNVHPRDIEEKILTHDAIDEVAVLGVPDPKWGEVGVAVCVRTPGAEVSAEQLTQWLGERMARYKLPRHILFRDALPKSGYGKIVKRTIRDELAAQGWGPYASTLEPVS